The Candidatus Eisenbacteria bacterium nucleotide sequence CGGGCTCGCGATCGTGCTCGGCATCTACCAGACGTTCGAGACCATCGACGTCGACGCCACGGATCGGCTGCGGGGATGAGCGAGTCGCACGTCGCGCAGGCGCCGTACGTGGCGCTGATCCCGCTCCTGCCGCTCGCGGGCGCGATCGTGCTCGGCTTCTTCGGCGAGCGGATGCAGGCGCGGCTCGGCAAGCAGGCGATCGGAACGCTCGCGGTCGCGACGGTGACCGCGTCGTTCGTGCTCTCGCTGGTGGCGTTCCTGCAGCTCGTCGGCATGGAGGAGCACGCGCGCGAGGGCGGGCTCCTGGTGACGCTGCTGCCGTGGATCCACGTCGGTACGCTCCACGTCGACCTGGCCTTCCAGGTGGATCCCCTCTCGTCGGCGATGATCCTGGTCGTGACCGGGATCGGCGCGCTCATCCACCTCTACGCGACCGCGTACATGCACGAGGATCCCGCCTTCTGGCGGTTCTTCGCGTACATGAACCTCTTCATCTTCGCCATGCTGACGCTCGTCCTGGGCGACAGCCTGCTGCTCATGTTCGTCGGTTGGGAGGGCGTGGGCTTCTGCTCGTGGGCTCTCATCGGCTTCTGGCACCAGGAGCTGCCGAACACGACCGCCGCGAACAAGGCGTTCATCTTCAACCGCATCGGCGACTTCGGTTTCGTGCTGGGGATCTTCCTCATCTTCTGGAGCCTCGATGCGCACGGCCACGCGACGCTCGTCTTCCGCCAGATGCGCGAGCACGCGCACCTGCTGGACGGGATGCAGCTCTGGGGCTGGCCGGTCGTGACGCTCATCACGCTCTTCCTCTTCGTCGGCGCGACCGGGAAGTCGGCGCAGATCCCGCTCTACGTCTGGCTGCCGGACGCGATGGCCGGCCCGACGCCGGTCTCGGCGCTGATCCACGCCGCCACCATGGTGACGGCGGGCCTCTACATGATCGCGCGGATGAATTTCCTGTTCTCGATGTCGCCGGCGACGCTCCACGTCGTCGCGATCATCGGCGCCGCGACGGCCGTCGTCGCCGCGACCATCGCGATCACGCAGAACGACATCAAGAAGGTGCTCGCGTACTCCACCGTCTCGCAGCTCGGCTACATGTTCCTCGCCATGGGCGTCGGCGACTACGTGGCCGGCATGTCGCACGTGATCACGCACGCGTTCTTCAAGGCGTGCCTCTTCCTCGGCTCGGGCAGCGTCATCCACGCGATGCACCACGAGCAGGACATGCGGAAGATGGGCGGGCTCCGCCCGTACATGCCGCGGACGTTCTGGACGTTCCTGGTCGCGACGCTCGCGATCGCCGGCGTGCCGGGTCTCGCGGGCTTCTGGTCGAAGGACGAGATCCTGTGGATGGCGTACGCGAGCCCGCTCGGCGGCACGGCGCTCTGGCTGACGGGCGTCGGCGTCGCGGCGCTCACCGCGTGCTACATGTTCCGCCAGGTCTACATGACCTTCTTCGGCGAGCCGCGCTGGGCCGGGCACGACGCCGGGCACGGGCACGGCGTCGCCCACGCGGCGCACGACGGCCACGGCCACGGCGGTGGCCACGCGACGCCGCACGAGTCGCCCTGGCAGATGACCGTGCCGCTCGTCGTGCTGGCGATCGGCGCGGTCGCAAGCGGCCTGATCTGCCTGCCGCACTGGATGCCGTTCTCCGGCCTCCTCGACCACTGGCTCGAGCCGGTCGTGAAGATGCCCGAGGAGATCGCCCACTGGAAGCACGAGGCCTACTCGCTGACGGTCGAGTGGGCGGTGATGGCGGTGTCGGTCATCGGCGCCTTCGCGGGAATCGCGCTCGCGACCCTGGTCTTCAAGACCGGGACGATCCCGCCCGAGCGGTTCAGCAACCTCGCCGGCGGCTGGCTCTACCGCGGCTCGCTCGACAAGTGGTGGGTCGACGAGCTGTACGAGGCCACCGTGCTGCGCGCGACGCTGGTGCTGACGCGCGTGCTCGCCTGGTTCGACGCGACGATCATCGACGGCATCGTGAACGGCGCTGCCGCCCTCGTCCGCGTCGTGTCGCGCGTCGAGGGGCTCTTCGACAACTACGTCGTCGACGGCGCCGTCAACGGCGTCGCCAACGGCACCTTCGCGATCGGGCGGCGCGTGCGGCTGATCCAGAGCGGCGCCATCAGCGCCTACCTCTTCGTCGTGGTCGCGGGCGTGCTCGGCGGAGTGCTGGCATACTACTACCTGGCGTTCGCCGGAACGCCCTAGGAAAGCGACGAATGGAACACTTGCTCTCAGGGATGGTCTTCTTCCCGCTCGTCGGAGCGGCGATCGTGCTGTGCCTGCCCTCGAAGCAGGTGGGCCTCATCCGAGGCACGGCGACGGCGTTCACGATTCCCGGCCTCTTGGGCGCGTTCTCGCTCTTCCAGCGCTTCAACCCCGAGGGCGGCTTCCAGTTCATCGAGCGGGCGGCGTGGATCCCCGCCTACAACATCGAGTACTTCGTCGGCGTCGACGGCATCAGCGTCACCATGGTGCTGCTGACGGCGCTCCTCTCGACCCTCTGCATGGTCGCGTCGTTCGGGATCGAGAAGGCACCGAAGGGCTACTTCGCGCTCTTCCTGCTGCTCGAGACCGGCATGATCGGCACCTTCGTCGCGCTCGACTTCTTCCTCTTCTACGTCTTCTGGGAGGTGATGCTGCTCCCGATGTACTTCCTCATCGGGATCTGGGGCGGCCCGCGGCGCGAGTATGCGGCGATCAAGTTCTTCCTCTACACGCTGCTCGGCTCGGTGCTGATGCTGGTCGCGCTGCTCTACCTCTACTTCACGCCGACGCCGCACAGCTTCGACATGACGAAGCTCGGCGTGCTGGTGGCCGACAAGATTCCGCTGAAGGTGCAGATGGTGCTGTGGCTGGCGCTCTTCATCGGCTTCGCGATCAAGATTCCCGCGTTCCCCTTCCACACCTGGCTGCCCGACGCGCACGTGGAAGCGCCCACGGCCATCTCGGTCATCCTGGCCGGCGTGCTCCTGAAGATGGGGACGTACGGCATCCTGCGGATCAACTACGGCATCCTCCCGGCGGCGACGCTGGCGCCGATGTCGGACCTCGTCCCGGGCCTGGGCGGCCTCAGCGTCGCCTTCGTCGTGCTCGCCGCGCTCGGCACGTTCAACATCATCTACGGCGCCCTGTGCGCCATGGCGCAGCAGGACCTGAAGAAGCTGGTCGCGTACTCCTCGATCAGCCACATGGGCTACGTGATGCTCGGCATGGCCGCCTTCACCGACCAAGGCATCAACGGCGCCGTGCTGCAGATGTTCAACCACGGCACGATCACCGCCATGCTGTTCCTGCTGGTGGGCGTCATCTACGACCGTGCCCATCACCGCGACATCAACGGCTTCGGCGGCCTCGCGTCGATCATGCCGCGCTACACGTTCGTCACCGGCTTCGCGTTCTTCGCCGCGATGGGCATCCCCGGGCTCTCGGCCTTCATCTCCGAGGTGCTCGTGCTGCTCGGGGCGTGGAAGGTCTATCCGCTGCTCACCGTCATCGCCGCCAGCGCCGTCGTGCTGACGGCGGGCTACATGCTGTGGGCGCTCCAGCGCATGTACCTGGGCGCGCCGAACCCGAAGTACGCGGACAAGGGCTGGGAGATCAACGGCCGCGAGATCTTCACGCTGGTGCCGCTCGCGATCATCGTGCTCGTGCTCGGCATCTACCCGAAGATCATCCTCGACATGCAGGATCCCGCGCTCCGGCAGCTGAACACGCACGTCACCAGCGCCTCGCAGCCCGCCGCACGGGCCATGCGGGTCGCGTCGGTCGGCGAGTAGGCCGGATGGACTCGACGCAGAGCCTCGCCTGGTTCGTCCCCGAGCTGATCCTCTCGGGGACGGTGCTCGTGCTCATCTTCTTCGACCTCATCGCGGTTCAGCGCGACGAGCGCGCGAGCGGCGTCGGCATCGTGGCGCTCGCCGGCGCGATCGCCGCCGTCGTGACGTCGCTCGCCCTCTGGGGCGCGGCGCCCACCTGGCTCTTCGGGCGCATGATCGTGCTCGACCCGTTCGCGGTCTTCTTCAAGGTGCTGCTCGGCCTCTCGCTCGTGGCCGCGATCCTCATGTCGCTCGGCTCGCGCGAGGTGGCGGGGCGCGCGAACGAGGGCGAGTACTACACGCTGCTCGTCTCGAGCGGCCTCGGCATGCTGCTGATGGCGTCGGCGGGCAATCTCTTGATGGCGTACCTGTCGCTCGAGTTCGTGAGCCTCACGTCGTACGTGCTGACCGGCTTCCTGCGTCACAACCGGCGCTCGGGCGAAGCGGCCCTCAAGTACCTCATCTACGGCGGCGTCGCGTCGGGCGCGATGATCTACGGCATGAGCTGGATCTTCGGCCTCACGGGCTCGATGGACTACGGCGTCATCGCCCAGCGTGTGGTCGCGCTCGACGCGCAGAGCCAGGGCGCGCTCTTCGTGGCGCTGCTGCTCGTGCTCGCGGGCTTCGGCTACAAGATCTCGGCGGTGCCGTTCCACATGTGGGCGCCCGACGTCTATACCGGCGCGCCCATCCCCGTGACGGCGTTCCTCGCCGTCGGCTCGAAGGCCGCGGGGTTCGCGATCCTCCTGCGCTTCTTCAACTTCGGCATCGGCGACGCGGCCGAGTCGGTGGTGCCCGGTGGCGTGGCCTTCCTGTCGCTCTTCATGGCCATCTGCTTCCTCACCATGACGCTCGGGAACCTGGCCGCGCTGCCGCAGCAGAACGTCAAGCGGCTGCTCGCGTACTCGTCGATCGCGCACGCGGGCTACGCGCTCCTCGGCGTGGTCGTGTTCCGCGAGGAGGGCGTGCGCGCCGCGCTCGTGTACCTCGCGGTCTACTACCTGATGAACCTCGGCGCCTTCTGGGTGGTCATGCTGGTCGCGAACCAGACCGGGCGCGAGGACGTCGAGAGCTACCACGGGCTCGCCTGGCGCGGCGGGGCGGCGCCGGCGGTCGCGCTCACGGTCTTTCTCGCCTCGCTCGCCGGCCTGCCGCCGCTCGCGGGCTTCATCGGCAAGTTCTACGTGTTCGCGGCCGGCATCCGCGGCGGCGCGGTGGCCCTGGTCGTGGCCGGCGCGCTCAACAGCGTCGTGTCGCTCTACTACTATTTCCGGATCGTGAAGGCGATGTTCTTCGAGGAGCCGACGGTGGACGAAGCGACGCTGCAGTTCCCGCCCTTCGGCGTCGGCGCCCTCGTCGCCCTCGCCACACTGACGATCGTGCTCGGCGTGTACTTCGGCCCGCTCTACGACGTGGCCGGCACGGCGATGCACGTGTTCCGCGGCTGACGGGGCACCTCGATGGCCGGTGGCGTCCTCTACGTCGTCGCCACGCCGATCGGGAATCTCGAGGACGTGACCCTGCGCGCCCTGCGCGTGCTGCGCGAGGTGGACGTCGTCGCCGCCGAGGATACGCGCCGCACGCGCGTGCTGCTCCAGCACCACGGGATCGCGAAGCCGCTCGTCGCCTACCACGACGCCGTCGAGCGCACGCGCGCGCCGGGCCTGGTGGAGCGGCTGCGGCGCGGCGAGAGCGTGGCGCTCGTCTCGGACGCGGGCACGCCGGGGATCGCCGACCCGGGCTATCACCTCGTCCGGCAGGCCCTCGTGGCGGGCGTGCGCGTCGTGCCGATCCCCGGGCCGTCGGCGGTGGCGGCCATCACGTCGGTCGCCGGGCTCCCCGTCGACCGGTTCGCGTTCGAGGGGTTCTTGCCGAACCGCTCGGCGGCGCGCCGCCGGCGCCTGGGGGAGCTGGCGCGCGAGGCGCGAGCGCTCGTCTTCCTCGAAGCGCCGACGCGCGTCGTCGCGATGCTGGACGACGCCCTGGGCGCGCTCGGCGATCGCGAGGCGGTGGTCGGGCGCGAGCTGACCAAGCTCCACGAGGAGATCCTGCGGGGCCGCCTCTCGGACGTGCGCGCGGCGCTCGCGGGCCGCGCGAAGGTGCTGGGCGAGCTCGTGATCGTGGTGACAGGCGCGCCGGACGCGGCCGCGGGTGGCACACCCCTCGACCTCGACGCCCAGATCCGGCGGCTGCGCGCCGAGGGGCTCGGCGTCCGCGACGTCGCGGCGCGGCTGGCGGCCGAGACGGGCCGGCCCCGCCGCCAAATCTATCAGCGGGCGCTCGAGCTCCAGCGCGGCGGAGCGGCCTGAGTCGGGCGTCCGAGCGCGAAGGTCGGCGCACGCGGCAGCAGCTCGAACTGGTGCGTGCCGGGCTCCAGCGTCGGCAGCGCGAACGCCAGCGTCCGCCAGTCCGCCCGCAGCGGCTGCACGCCCACCGGCGTGCCGTCGATCAGCAGCTCGAGCCGGTTGGCCGCCATCGCGACCCCATCGAGATGCGTGCGGGCGACGAGCTTCAGGACGGCGCTGCGGCCGTTTCGCACCTCGACCCACTGCTTGCCGAGGGTCGGCGCCAACAGCGTGTACTCCGTCGCGCCCGCGGTCGGCGGAATGAGTCCATCGTCGTCGATCTCGACCGCGAACAGCGAATCGTGATTCTGGGGCAGGCCGTCCGGTTTCGCGCCATCGAGCCGTGAAGGCGAGGGAAGGGCGATCCGGCTGCCGGTGGCGGCCGAGACGCAGATCGCCATCAGGATGGCGGGCGTCGCGAGCAGGAGCCGCCGCGTGACGGCGGGCCGGGGAGCCGGAGCCAGCGCGACCCAGGCGGTCCCGAGCAGCAGGCTCGCCGTCACGTCCGTCAGCCAGTGGCGGGCAAGGACGACCCGCGTCACGGCGACGGCGAGCACGTACACACATCCGCCGACCGCCAGAGCCGCGCGCAACGGTCCGACGCTTCCATGGGGATCGCGGGGTGGTGCCAGGCGCCACGCGGTTCCGAAGCACAACGCCGCGTTCATCACGTGGCCGCTCGGAAAGCTGTCGCCCACGACGTTCCACGGTAGCGCCGCAGGCCGAACCCGGTGGAAGACGGCCTTCAGGGCCCAGGCGAGGACCAGTCCGACCGCAAGCTGGACGAGGATCGCAGCGATCCGCCACGCGTCCTCGCCGCGCCGAAGCGCGAGGACGATTCCAGCCACCACCAGGGCCGCACCGACGAACGGCGCGGCGTGCGTGACGGCCACGAGCGCCCGTGCGGCCTCGCTCGTCTGGAGGGAACGAGCGGCCGAGCCGACGTACGCGTCCAGCCACTCGAGCCGTCCGTCCAGGAGCAACGTCTGGACGCCGAAGCCGAGGAGCGCGGAGATGCCGAGAACGACGTGCCTCGGACCCGGCACCCGGTCGTGTCGTTCCGAAGGCACCGCCATGATCTTAGCGGCTGGATCCTGTAGGCCGCGTGAAGGCGCCGGGCCTGCGCGGTCGCGGGTTGAGATCGAGCGCCGGCTGGGCGAGAAGGAGCCCGCCATGGCGATCGTCGTCACGCGGGACTTCGACAAGACGCGCGAGCAGCTCACGGGCTGGCTCGCGCGGCGGCTGCCGGCGGGCTCGCGACCGGCGCTCTCGGCGCTCGAGATCCCGCAGGGCGCAGGCCACTCGAACGAGACGCTCCTCTTCGAGGCGACGTGGACCGAGAACGGCGCCGAGCGCAGCCAGCGCTTCGTCGCGCGCGTGAAGCCGTCGGGCAGGGCAGTCTTCCCCGAGTACGACATGCGCCTCCAATTCGACTGCATGGACGCGCTGCGGAAGCGCACGCGCATTCCGGTGCCGCACTGCGTGTGGTTCGAGGAGGACGCGTCGGTGGTCGGGCAGCCGTTCTACGTGATGGAGCGCGTCGACGGGGTGGTGCCGTCGGACAATCCGCCGTTCGCGGTCATGGGCTGGCTCGCCGAGGCGTCGCCCGAGGACCAGGCGAAGCTCTGGCGCCGCTCGCTCGAGGTGCTGGCCGATCTCCACGCGCTCGACTGGCGTGCGATCGGGCTCGGCTTCCTCGATCGCCCGCAGTACGGCACGACCGGGTTCGAGCAGCAGCTCGGCTACTACGCCGACTACCTGCCGTGGGCGAAGGCCGGCGTGTCCCACCCGCTCCTCGACGACACCTTCGCGTGGCTCCAGGCGAACAAGCCGCGGGACCTCGGCCCCGTCGTCCTCAACTGGGGCGACGCGCGCATCTCGAACATGATGTACCGGGATTTCACGCCGGTCGCCGTCCTCGACTGGGAGATGGCGTGCACCGGCCCGGCCGAGGTCGACCTGGCGTGGTTCTGGTACATCTCGTACTTCCTGACCGAGGGACTCGGCATCCAGAACCTGCCGGGCTTCCCCGATCGCGCCGGGCACGCGGCGATCTACGAGTCGATCACCAAGCGGCCAGTCCGGAACCTCGACTATTTCGAGGTGTGGGCGGCCTTCCGCTTCGGCGTCGTCATGGTCGCGATCGACGAGATGATGCGCGTCCACGGCGTCGACCTCGGCGCAGCCTCGCCGTCGGGTCTGGCGCTCGGCGCCCTCGAGCAGACGCGCGCGAGACTCGACGCGGCCTGAGCCGTTCGCGCACCGGTTCGGCGGGCGCACGGTCATCGCGACTCCGCCGCCGGGGCGCGCGCCATCACGTGGCTCGCGTGCGTGGCGCACGGGCGTCCCCCGGCGAAGTCGCTCGCGGGCAACGCCCACACGTGGTAGCGCTCACGCGCGCCGTGCGGGTTCGTTGCCGGCGGCTCGATCGCGGAGGTCCTGGCATCGGCCGGGGGCGGCCCCAGCAGGTTGCACGGGACGACGTTTCCCCCGAGGTAGAAGCGCAGCGCCCCGTCGAGATCGCCGCACGTGCACAGCCGGTCCCCCGGGCGGAGGTGGGCGAGCACGCGATCGGCGAAGGGTCGTGTCGAAAGCCTGCTCGCCACCGGATACGTGCCGAACGCGGTCAGGCCGACGGTGGCGCCGAACGCCGTCGCGCCGAGCGCGACCAGCCGTGCCGTTCGACCGACGTTCGGCAGCGCCACGACCGCGAGCGCGCCGGCGACGATCGCGAGCGTCACGGCGACGGCGCCGCGATCCGCGTGGACGGCGTCCAGCGCGGCCGGCAGGCGGGCCCGATCGGTCCCGGCCACGAGCACATCGAGGATCGGCCGGAGCGACGCGATGCGATCGAAGCCGACGAGCAGCGCGCCGGCGAGGACGGTGAAGCTCGTCGCCAGGAGGACCACGCGTGCCGGCGTGCCGGGCGGGCGCTCGGTCGAAGCGGCGAGCGCGCTGCCGGTCAAGATCGCGAGCGGCGGGAAGATGGGCAGCAAGTAGGTGGATCGCTTGCCGGCGGCGAGCGAGTAGAAGCCGAAGATCGACACGATCCAGACGAGCAGGAAGGCGTCGTCCCCCTCCCGGCGATGCCACAGGCGCTGGGCCGCCGTCGGGAGCGCCAGCGTCCAGGGCAGGAACGCGACGGCGAGCGCGGGGAAGTAGTAGAGCGCGGGGTGCCGGTGGGCCACCGAGCCCCAGCCGACGAAGCGCTGTACGTTCTCGTGGACGAAATGACGGCTGACGAATGCAGAGCCGCCACGCGTCCAGGCCAGCGCGTACCACCCCGCTCCCACGATCAGCATCCCGCAGGCGCCGGGGACGTCGACGAGGCGCCGCAGCGAGCGCAGGTCGCGTCGCCGGAACGCGTCGGCGACGAGGACCAGGATCGGAAGCGCCAGGCCGACCGGACCCTTGGTCAGTACCGCTGCGCCCGAGGCGAGATAGCCGACGCGCACCGTCCGCCGTCTGGCTGGCTCGGCGACGCCGACGTGCCACGCCCAGATCGCGACGATGACGAAGAAGGTGAGCGTCATGTCGACGCGGCTCTGAGTCGCCGCACGCATCCATTCGAAGGACGATCCGAGGACGACCGCGGCGATGCACCCGGCGGCGACACCGTAGGCGTGGGCCGCCACGAGCGTCGTGAGCGCGACGGCGAGCGCGCCCAGAACGACGCTCGGCAGCCGCACCGCGAATTCGTTCGCCCGCCCGGCGAACGCGATCGCGACGGCGGCGAGCCAGTGAAAGAGGGGAGGCTTCGACGGGAGGTGCTGCGCGTCCGGCCGCGGCAGGACGATGTCGTCGCCGCGCAGCGCGCCCTGCACCACCAGGGCCTCGCGGGGCTCTCCCTTGTCGTAGAAGGGAAGGGAGGAGGCGACGGTCGCATACACCACGATGCTCAAAGCGAACGCCGCGATCGCGGCCCACGTCGAAGCGTCGGCATCCGGTCGCATGGCGCCCAAGCTGCCAGGGTCGTCCTGACGGGTGGATGAAGTTCGGACCGAGGGCACACTGGGTCGAGCAAGGCCCGGGCCGGACGACGGCCGTGCATCGCCGGTGGCCCGCGGTCATCCGCTCGGCGCCTCGGCGGGAAGCGTATGAAGCGCGCAGGAACTTGCAGAGCTGCCAGCGATGCGGTTGAGGGGGGCACGATGCTCCCCTTGGTGCCCCACCCCTCGACGCCCGAACGGGCGTGGCGTATCGCCGCACGGGCCGAGCGGACGGCGGGTGGCGAGCTCCGGCTGCGCTACGTGCTCGAGGGTGCGCTCGGGGGCGTCCGCATTCCGCCGCCCGGCGCGCTCCGGCGCGGCACGGATCTCTGGCGGCACACGTGCTTCGAGGCCTTCATCGCCGCCGAGGGCAAGCCCGGCTACGTCGAGCTCAACTTCTCGCCGTCGCGCGAGTGGGCGGCGTACGCGTTCCATCGCTATCGCGAAGGCGGTCCGCTGACCGACAGTCGCGTGGCGCCGCAGATCGTCGTCCGGCGCGAGAGCGAACGGCTCGGCGTGGACGTACTGGTCGAGCTGGAGGACTTGTCGGTGTCGTATCGCGACGCGGCGCTGCGGGTCGGGCTCTCCGCCGTCGTCGAGAGCAACGCAGGCCGGTGCTCGTACTGGGCGCTTCGCCACCCGGCGGTGAAGCCCGACTTCCACCACGAGGACGGCTTCGCGCTCCGCCTCGAGGAGTCGCACGCGTGAGGTTCGGGATCGACCGGCTGCTCGAGGAGTCCGCGCTCCGCCGCCCGCTCGCCGGCCGTCGCGTCGGCCTGGTCGCGCATCCGGCGTCGGTCACGCGCGATCTCTTCCACTCGCTCGACGCGCTCGTCGCCGTCGGCGACGTCAAGGTGACGGCGGCCTTCGGCCCGCAGCACGGCCTGCGCGGCGACAAGCAGGACAACATGATCGAGTCGCCCGACTTCGTGGATCCCGTGCACCGGATCCCCGTCTTCAGCCTCTACGGCGAGGTCCGCCGCCCGACGGCGGCGATGCTGGACAACTGCGACGTCGTGCTGGTCGACCTGCAGGACGTGGGGACGCGCATCTACACGTTCGTCACGACGCTCCGCTACGTGCTGGAGGAAGGGGCGGCGCGGAAGAAGGCGGTGTGGGTGCTCGATCGTCCGAACCCGGTCGGGCGCCCCGTCGAGGGGCTGCGCCTGCGTCCCGGACAGGAGAGCTTCGTCGGCGCGGGCCCGCTCCCGATGCGTCACGGCCTCACCATGGGCGAGCTGGCGACATGGTTCGTGCGCGAGCTGCGCCTCGACGTCGAGCTCGCCGTCGTCGAGATGGAGGGATGGCGGCCGTCTGAGACGCCCGGCTACGGCTGGCCGCTCGGCGAGCGATCATGGGTGAATCCGAGCCCGAACATCCCGAGCCCGTGGACGACGCGGCCGTTCCCGGGAACGGTCCTGCTCGAAGGCACGACGCTGTCGGAGGGCCGAGGGACGACGCGCCCGCTCGAGGTGCTGGGCGCGCCGGATCTGGATGCGCGCGCGCTCGTCGCGACCATGACGTCGCTCGCACCACAGTGGCTGCGCGGGTGCCGGCTGCGCCCGTGCTGGTTCGAGCCGACCTTCCACAAGCACGTCGGGAAGCTCTGCGCCGGCGTCCAGATCCACGTCGACGATCCGGCGTACGACCACGAAGCGTTCCGCCCGTGGCGCCTGATGGCCGTCGCCTTCAAGGCGCTTCGGACGCTGCGGCGGGACTATCCGCTCTGGCGCGACTTCGTCTACGAGTACGAGCCCGGGCGGAACCCGATCGACGTGCTGAACGGGGGCCCGCTGCTGCGCGAGTGGGTGGACGATCCGGCGGCGAGCGTGGGAGATCTGGAGGCGATGGCGCTCGCGGACGAGACCGCGTGGCGCGCGGAGCGGGGCGGGGTGGAGCTGTACTGACCCACGAGCGAACGGTGGACGGGCGTCGTTGCAACAAGATGGTACTCGTGATGGGAGGTCGCGCGTGACGCAGCGAAAGCCTCCGGGCACGAGCTGGGAATCGTGGGCGGAGAGTCAGATCCGCGAAGCCATGGAGCGCGGCGAGTTCGACAAGCTGGCCGGTGCCGGCAAGCCGCTGCCGAACATCGACGGTCCTCCGGACGACATGTGGTGGGTGCGCGAGAAGCTTCGTCGCGAGAACGTCTCGTACCTGCCGCCGACCCTCGCGATCCGCAAGGAGCTCGAGGACGCCCTCGAGCGCGTCGCGCGGGCGGAATCGGAGGCCGAGGTTCGCGGCATCGTCGCGGCCATCAACGAGCGCATCGTGCGAATCAACTCGCGAGCGACGCCCGGGCCGGCGTCGAGCGTCATGCCGCTCGACGTCGAGGCGGTCGTCGGCAAATGGCGAACGGCCCGTGGGCGCTGATCGGGGCAGGTAGGCATTTCGCGATTCCACGCCGTCGCGGCGGGTCCCGGCGCGTTTGACACGGATCGCCCAAATCGTAACAGCGTCCCGTAACGCTGTCCTGAAAGCCAAAGGAGGCCCACGATGCCGGCCCTCGTCGGATACCAGCTCGAAGATGTCGTCGCCACCATCACGATGGACGACGGCAAGGTGAACGCGCTCTCGCTCCGGATGTTCACGGAGCTGAACGCCGCCCTCGACCGCGCCGAAGCCGATCGAGCGGTTGTGCTCCTCTGCGGCAGGGAAGGCGTCTTCTCCGCCGGTTTCGATCTGT carries:
- a CDS encoding DOMON-like domain-containing protein encodes the protein MLPLVPHPSTPERAWRIAARAERTAGGELRLRYVLEGALGGVRIPPPGALRRGTDLWRHTCFEAFIAAEGKPGYVELNFSPSREWAAYAFHRYREGGPLTDSRVAPQIVVRRESERLGVDVLVELEDLSVSYRDAALRVGLSAVVESNAGRCSYWALRHPAVKPDFHHEDGFALRLEESHA
- a CDS encoding DUF1343 domain-containing protein, with protein sequence MRFGIDRLLEESALRRPLAGRRVGLVAHPASVTRDLFHSLDALVAVGDVKVTAAFGPQHGLRGDKQDNMIESPDFVDPVHRIPVFSLYGEVRRPTAAMLDNCDVVLVDLQDVGTRIYTFVTTLRYVLEEGAARKKAVWVLDRPNPVGRPVEGLRLRPGQESFVGAGPLPMRHGLTMGELATWFVRELRLDVELAVVEMEGWRPSETPGYGWPLGERSWVNPSPNIPSPWTTRPFPGTVLLEGTTLSEGRGTTRPLEVLGAPDLDARALVATMTSLAPQWLRGCRLRPCWFEPTFHKHVGKLCAGVQIHVDDPAYDHEAFRPWRLMAVAFKALRTLRRDYPLWRDFVYEYEPGRNPIDVLNGGPLLREWVDDPAASVGDLEAMALADETAWRAERGGVELY
- a CDS encoding DUF1992 domain-containing protein; the protein is MTQRKPPGTSWESWAESQIREAMERGEFDKLAGAGKPLPNIDGPPDDMWWVREKLRRENVSYLPPTLAIRKELEDALERVARAESEAEVRGIVAAINERIVRINSRATPGPASSVMPLDVEAVVGKWRTARGR
- a CDS encoding glycosyltransferase family 39 protein is translated as MRPDADASTWAAIAAFALSIVVYATVASSLPFYDKGEPREALVVQGALRGDDIVLPRPDAQHLPSKPPLFHWLAAVAIAFAGRANEFAVRLPSVVLGALAVALTTLVAAHAYGVAAGCIAAVVLGSSFEWMRAATQSRVDMTLTFFVIVAIWAWHVGVAEPARRRTVRVGYLASGAAVLTKGPVGLALPILVLVADAFRRRDLRSLRRLVDVPGACGMLIVGAGWYALAWTRGGSAFVSRHFVHENVQRFVGWGSVAHRHPALYYFPALAVAFLPWTLALPTAAQRLWHRREGDDAFLLVWIVSIFGFYSLAAGKRSTYLLPIFPPLAILTGSALAASTERPPGTPARVVLLATSFTVLAGALLVGFDRIASLRPILDVLVAGTDRARLPAALDAVHADRGAVAVTLAIVAGALAVVALPNVGRTARLVALGATAFGATVGLTAFGTYPVASRLSTRPFADRVLAHLRPGDRLCTCGDLDGALRFYLGGNVVPCNLLGPPPADARTSAIEPPATNPHGARERYHVWALPASDFAGGRPCATHASHVMARAPAAESR